One genomic window of Bartonella sp. JB63 includes the following:
- the recF gene encoding DNA replication/repair protein RecF (All proteins in this family for which functions are known are DNA-binding proteins that assist the filamentation of RecA onto DNA for the initiation of recombination or recombinational repair.) translates to MQCSVGHIYKVAVRQLKLANYRNYCSLVLHLLGQHVVLTGRNGAGKTNLLEAISFLSPGRGLRRAAYSDVSFSEGKGAGFVVFARLQCALYGEVSIGTALEINNGGRKVHINGVNEASDCLTDYCHISILTPSMDRLFTGPSLDRRRFLDRMVLSIDSLHSRRIADYDRVMRARNRLFLDKNNDRAWLDALEMKMAELATAIAAARIDVIQLLNDMFAQTSSYIPFPRALLKVDGFLEKALRKTSAIEAEEQFLHRLRKNRAIDCATGRTLEGPHRTDLQVFYADKNMDATFCSTGEQKALLTGLVLCHARLTSAISNMAPILLLDEIAAHFDSYRRASLFDILDDLGGQAFMTGTDHVLFDPLKGRAEFFEIENGVLLS, encoded by the coding sequence TTGCAATGCAGTGTTGGCCATATATATAAAGTGGCTGTCAGGCAACTGAAATTAGCAAATTATCGTAATTATTGTTCTCTAGTTCTTCATTTATTAGGTCAGCATGTTGTTTTAACTGGTCGTAATGGCGCTGGCAAGACCAATCTTTTAGAGGCAATATCTTTTCTTTCTCCTGGTCGTGGTTTACGACGTGCAGCTTATTCTGATGTTAGTTTTTCTGAAGGAAAGGGCGCAGGGTTTGTTGTATTTGCTCGTCTTCAATGTGCTCTTTATGGTGAAGTAAGTATTGGTACAGCTTTAGAAATTAATAATGGTGGTAGAAAAGTACATATTAATGGTGTTAATGAAGCAAGCGATTGCTTAACAGACTATTGCCATATTAGTATATTGACGCCTTCCATGGATAGACTTTTTACAGGGCCTTCACTTGATCGACGCCGTTTTTTGGATCGTATGGTTTTATCCATTGATTCTTTGCATAGCCGCCGTATAGCAGATTATGACAGAGTAATGCGTGCGCGCAATCGTTTATTTTTGGATAAAAATAACGATCGTGCTTGGTTAGATGCTTTAGAAATGAAAATGGCTGAACTTGCAACAGCGATTGCAGCGGCGCGGATTGATGTTATTCAGCTTTTGAATGATATGTTTGCTCAAACTTCTTCTTATATACCTTTTCCAAGAGCTTTGTTAAAAGTTGATGGTTTTTTGGAAAAAGCGCTTAGGAAGACATCTGCCATTGAAGCTGAAGAACAATTTTTGCATCGTTTGCGTAAAAACCGTGCAATAGACTGTGCTACTGGGCGAACATTAGAAGGTCCGCATCGTACAGATTTACAAGTTTTTTATGCCGATAAAAATATGGATGCAACATTTTGTTCAACGGGTGAACAAAAAGCTTTGTTAACAGGCTTAGTTTTATGTCATGCACGTTTAACAAGTGCAATATCTAATATGGCGCCTATTCTTCTTCTTGATGAAATAGCTGCTCATTTTGATTCCTATCGGCGTGCTTCTTTATTTGATATTCTCGATGATTTAGGTGGACAGGCATTTATGACAGGAACAGATCATGTTTTGTTTGATCCTTTAAAAGGACGGGCAGAGTTTTTTGAAATTGAAAATGGCGTTTTATTGTCATGA
- the dnaA gene encoding chromosomal replication initiator protein DnaA, with translation MVNKLNSKAGSFKKVTMNILSTEKMINEMIEIKEAAGVKPSLEPLVFSEEEGASAFARVMAQLKAQIGVEAYTSWFGRLKLAEYNRNIVKLSVPTAFLRSWINNHYNALLTTLWQQENSAILRVEVIVRSMERVSKGLVCRSNKSSVVIVPEEQSVSPLVESYTEQSTKGTQVGVFGSPLDSRYTFESFVEGSSNRVALAAARSIAEGNKSSLRFNPLFIYASVGLGKTHLLQAIAAAALKRLTPTRVIYLTAEYFMWRFATAIRDNDALSFKEQLRDIDLLIIDDMQFLQGKSIQREFCHLLNMLLDSAKQVIVAADRPPAELESLDLRVRSRLQGGVALEIKAPDYEMRLKILRQRLKVAQQDDNMITISDEILEYIAKTVLGSGRDIEGAFNQLLFRQSFEADLSLERIDELLGHLTRSGELKRIRIEEIQRTVARHYNISRQDLLSNRRTRTVVKPRQVAMYLAKVLTPRSLPEIGRRFGGRDHTTVLHAVRKIEDLVCGDQTLAKELELLKRLIGEHAA, from the coding sequence ATGGTGAATAAATTGAATTCTAAAGCTGGTTCCTTTAAAAAGGTTACAATGAATATCCTATCGACAGAGAAAATGATAAATGAAATGATAGAGATAAAAGAAGCGGCTGGTGTTAAGCCTTCTTTAGAGCCTCTTGTTTTTTCAGAGGAAGAAGGTGCTTCTGCTTTCGCACGCGTGATGGCGCAGTTAAAGGCACAAATTGGTGTTGAGGCTTATACGAGTTGGTTTGGCCGTTTGAAACTTGCTGAATATAATCGTAATATTGTAAAGCTTTCTGTTCCTACAGCATTTTTACGTTCATGGATTAATAATCACTATAATGCTCTTTTAACTACTTTATGGCAACAGGAAAATTCAGCAATTCTTCGCGTTGAAGTTATTGTTCGAAGTATGGAGCGTGTTTCAAAAGGTCTAGTGTGTAGATCTAATAAAAGCTCAGTTGTTATTGTTCCTGAGGAGCAATCTGTTTCTCCTTTAGTTGAGAGTTATACAGAACAATCAACTAAGGGTACTCAGGTAGGTGTTTTTGGTTCTCCACTTGATTCTCGCTATACTTTTGAGAGTTTTGTTGAAGGTTCTTCGAATCGTGTTGCTTTGGCTGCAGCCCGCTCAATTGCAGAAGGAAATAAAAGTTCTTTGCGCTTTAATCCTCTTTTTATTTACGCATCTGTTGGTTTAGGAAAGACACATTTGCTTCAGGCTATCGCAGCTGCTGCGCTCAAGCGTTTGACGCCTACGCGGGTTATTTATTTAACCGCTGAATATTTTATGTGGCGTTTTGCTACAGCCATTCGTGATAATGATGCTCTTTCATTTAAAGAGCAACTTCGTGATATTGATCTTTTAATTATTGACGATATGCAATTTTTGCAAGGGAAATCAATTCAACGTGAGTTTTGCCATTTGCTTAATATGTTACTCGATAGTGCAAAACAAGTTATTGTAGCTGCTGATCGTCCACCAGCAGAATTAGAATCTCTTGATCTTCGTGTGCGTTCTCGTCTTCAGGGAGGTGTAGCCCTTGAAATTAAAGCACCGGATTATGAAATGCGCTTGAAAATATTGCGCCAACGATTAAAAGTTGCACAGCAAGATGATAATATGATTACAATTTCTGATGAGATTTTGGAATATATTGCTAAAACGGTTTTAGGGTCAGGCCGTGATATTGAAGGAGCTTTTAACCAGTTGTTATTCCGTCAATCTTTTGAAGCTGATTTGTCTCTAGAGCGGATTGATGAATTATTAGGTCATTTAACACGTTCAGGTGAATTAAAGCGTATTCGCATTGAGGAGATTCAGCGTACTGTTGCACGTCATTATAATATTTCTAGACAGGATTTATTGTCTAATCGTCGAACACGTACGGTTGTTAAACCGCGGCAAGTTGCAATGTATTTGGCGAAAGTTTTGACGCCTCGTTCATTGCCTGAAATTGGACGTCGTTTTGGGGGACGGGATCATACGACTGTTTTACATGCTGTACGTAAAATTGAAGATTTAGTTTGTGGTGATCAAACTTTAGCCAAAGAGCTCGAGTTACTTAAGCGATTAATAGGAGAGCATGCTGCATAA
- the dnaN gene encoding DNA polymerase III subunit beta, which produces MRITIGRSQLLKSLSRVHRVVERRNAIPILSNVLIDASSGGMQLKATDLDLEVTESSSVNIEQAGAITVPAHLFYDIIRKLPDDSEVILEVDENQASTMSVTSGCANFQLQCLPKVDFPESLPGQFSCRFSLLASRLKYLLDCTQFAMSTEETRYYLNGIYFHIIDDDGTSKLRLVSTDGHRLAQVDIEAPSAAVSMPAVIIPRKTVGELQKLLGEEADNDVCIELSDTKIRFSVGSVILTSKLIDGVFPEYQRVIPLENDKKLIINRQDFSSAVDRVSTISNDRGRAVKLTIKKELLKLVVNNPDSGSAEDQLIADYTSDPLEIGFNSRYLLDIAAQLSGNEMIFMLADPGAPALIRGNGDINALYVLMPIRV; this is translated from the coding sequence ATGCGCATTACAATTGGTCGCAGTCAGTTGCTCAAATCTCTTAGTCGTGTTCACCGTGTTGTTGAACGGCGTAATGCTATTCCCATTTTGTCAAATGTATTGATTGATGCAAGTAGTGGTGGTATGCAATTAAAAGCAACAGATCTCGATCTAGAAGTTACAGAGTCTTCTTCAGTCAATATTGAACAAGCCGGAGCAATAACTGTTCCAGCGCATTTATTTTATGACATTATTCGAAAGCTTCCTGATGACAGTGAGGTTATTTTAGAAGTTGATGAAAATCAAGCCAGTACCATGTCTGTTACCTCTGGTTGCGCTAATTTTCAGCTTCAATGTCTTCCTAAGGTGGATTTTCCGGAATCGCTTCCAGGTCAGTTTAGTTGTCGTTTTTCTTTGTTAGCATCAAGATTAAAATATTTACTTGATTGTACGCAATTTGCTATGTCTACTGAAGAGACACGTTATTATCTGAATGGTATTTATTTTCATATTATTGACGATGATGGTACTTCGAAGTTACGTTTGGTTTCTACTGATGGTCATCGTTTAGCACAGGTTGATATAGAAGCCCCTTCAGCTGCAGTTAGTATGCCTGCTGTTATCATTCCTCGTAAAACCGTGGGAGAGTTGCAAAAACTTCTTGGGGAGGAAGCTGATAATGATGTGTGTATAGAGCTTTCAGATACGAAGATTCGTTTTTCTGTTGGGTCTGTGATTTTAACATCAAAATTAATTGATGGAGTATTTCCAGAATATCAACGTGTTATCCCATTAGAAAATGATAAAAAGTTGATTATCAATCGCCAAGATTTTTCTTCTGCAGTTGATCGTGTTTCAACAATTTCAAACGATCGTGGACGTGCAGTAAAATTGACTATCAAAAAAGAGCTTTTAAAACTTGTAGTAAATAATCCTGATTCAGGAAGTGCGGAAGATCAGTTGATTGCAGATTATACGTCTGATCCACTTGAGATAGGTTTTAATTCACGGTATCTTTTAGATATTGCAGCACAACTTTCAGGTAATGAGATGATTTTTATGCTCGCTGATCCTGGAGCACCAGCATTGATTCGTGGAAATGGTGATATAAACGCGCTTTATGTGCTGATGCCTATTCGTGTTTAA